From one Halothece sp. PCC 7418 genomic stretch:
- a CDS encoding glutaredoxin family protein, whose amino-acid sequence MHLILYSKPGCHLCEGLQEKLEQISAIALELEIRDITTREDWFQAYQYSIPVLCVERTDKEEPLPRPSPRASVEQLTHLLQEYQDQ is encoded by the coding sequence ATGCACTTAATTTTATACTCTAAACCGGGTTGTCACCTCTGTGAGGGACTGCAAGAAAAGTTAGAACAAATCAGCGCGATCGCGCTTGAGTTAGAAATTCGAGATATTACGACCCGAGAGGATTGGTTTCAAGCCTATCAATACTCGATCCCGGTTCTCTGTGTGGAACGGACTGACAAGGAAGAACCCTTACCGCGTCCTTCGCCTCGGGCTTCTGTGGAGCAACTCACCCACCTCTTACAAGAATATCAAGATCAATAA
- a CDS encoding RNA-binding protein, giving the protein MSIYIGNLDYSATQEDLNEVFAEYGTVKRVHLPTDRETGRMRGFGFVEMSSESEESKAISDLDGAEWMGRELKVNTARPRENKGGGRRNQRF; this is encoded by the coding sequence ATGTCAATTTATATCGGCAATCTAGACTATTCAGCAACCCAAGAAGACTTAAACGAAGTTTTTGCTGAATATGGAACAGTTAAGCGCGTTCATTTGCCCACTGACCGAGAAACGGGTCGGATGAGAGGGTTTGGATTTGTTGAAATGTCCTCCGAAAGCGAGGAATCCAAAGCAATTTCAGATCTCGATGGTGCAGAATGGATGGGTCGTGAACTGAAAGTTAATACGGCTCGCCCTCGTGAAAACAAAGGCGGTGGTCGCAGAAACCAACGGTTCTAA
- the msrP gene encoding protein-methionine-sulfoxide reductase catalytic subunit MsrP, producing the protein MIIRTPKPWHNEKKPITSKRVYLNRRRFIKSLIGVGVGATSLSLSGCQTSKSQQVLEETLKQPKISPLTTNPKFASVERPITSEILAGSYNNFYEFGGDKSAWQNAQDLPTEDWKVEVTGLVKNPQTYDLDDIKKRFPMEERIYRFRCVEAWSMVLPWVGFPMKELIKVVEPTSQAKFVRFTSFYDQNVMPGPFFDFGLLPWPYTEGLRIEEMANELAFFAIGIYGEELPKQHGAPIRAVLPWKYGFKGAKSIVKVEFIEEQPKTYWNQLVPNEYGFVANVNPNVPHPRWPQETEKFIGQGGDLSWEIKETLMYNGYEEYVAGLY; encoded by the coding sequence ATGATTATTCGTACTCCGAAACCTTGGCATAATGAAAAAAAACCAATTACTTCAAAACGGGTCTATCTCAATCGTCGTCGTTTTATTAAAAGTCTGATTGGTGTTGGTGTAGGCGCAACGAGCCTTTCTCTTAGCGGTTGTCAAACCTCAAAATCCCAACAAGTCTTAGAAGAAACCTTAAAACAGCCCAAGATTTCTCCTTTGACCACTAATCCTAAGTTTGCTTCCGTAGAACGTCCCATTACCAGTGAAATTCTCGCTGGAAGTTACAATAATTTTTATGAGTTTGGAGGCGATAAATCGGCTTGGCAAAACGCCCAAGACTTACCCACAGAAGACTGGAAAGTGGAAGTAACAGGGTTGGTCAAAAATCCGCAAACCTATGACCTAGACGATATCAAAAAACGTTTTCCCATGGAAGAACGCATCTATCGTTTTCGCTGTGTAGAAGCCTGGTCAATGGTGCTTCCTTGGGTAGGATTTCCAATGAAGGAATTGATAAAAGTGGTTGAACCAACCTCTCAAGCCAAGTTTGTGCGTTTTACCTCTTTTTACGATCAAAATGTCATGCCTGGCCCTTTCTTTGATTTTGGACTGTTACCCTGGCCCTATACAGAAGGGTTACGGATTGAAGAAATGGCGAATGAGTTAGCATTTTTTGCCATTGGGATTTACGGGGAAGAACTCCCGAAACAACATGGCGCACCGATTCGAGCCGTTTTACCGTGGAAATATGGCTTTAAAGGGGCAAAATCAATCGTAAAAGTCGAATTCATCGAAGAACAACCTAAAACCTATTGGAATCAACTCGTTCCCAATGAATACGGATTTGTTGCCAATGTTAACCCCAATGTTCCCCATCCCCGTTGGCCCCAAGAAACTGAGAAGTTTATTGGTCAGGGCGGGGATTTATCTTGGGAAATTAAAGAAACACTGATGTATAACGGTTATGAGGAATATGTAGCAGGGCTTTATTGA
- a CDS encoding heavy metal translocating P-type ATPase — protein MGENCCACAHDHDSNPSQTHGQTEFNWKKELTPIALSGVLFLIGLIFYDPLHNTPYHIAESAVLLPAYVISGWTVLSGAGRNILKGEIFDENFLMTLATLSAIAIHKMPEAVAVMLFFQVGELFQGYAVGKSRRSIQSVLEVRPNSANLKTEEGVTTVSPDRVEVGALIVVRAGEKVPLDGEILEGNSQLDTSALTGESIPQIVQAGDEILAGSINQAGVLTVQVTKPFADSSISKILDLVENANSKKAETEKLITTFSRYYTPVVVFLSLAVAFLPPLFVSSATQAEWTYRALVLLVISCPCGLVISVPLGYFGGVGNAAKNGILVKGATFLDALTQVQAVVFDKTGTLTKGNFRVTEIVTHNGFSQPELLELAATVESHSNHPVAQSIREAYNQKIDDSTLQNYQEVSGHGIIAEVNQQVVVVGNDRLLHREKIPHQTEVCHLEGTIAHTAVNGEYRGHIIIADELKEDAVEAIASLRGKGIEVVMLTGDNATVAQSIAQQLGVDQYQADLLPEDKVTAVEDILGQVRTQKRKVAFVGDGINDAPVIARADVGMAMGGLGSDAAIETADVVIMTDAPSKVSQVIAIAQKTRQIIWQNIGFALGIKGLFILFGAMGLASLWEAIFADVGVALIAIFNAGRILRFKA, from the coding sequence ATGGGAGAAAATTGTTGTGCTTGCGCTCATGATCATGACTCCAACCCAAGTCAAACCCATGGTCAAACGGAATTTAACTGGAAAAAGGAACTGACTCCGATCGCGCTGTCTGGAGTCTTATTTTTAATCGGTTTAATTTTTTACGACCCCCTCCATAACACCCCTTACCATATTGCTGAGTCTGCTGTCTTACTTCCAGCTTATGTCATCAGTGGTTGGACAGTGCTGAGTGGTGCGGGACGTAATATTCTGAAAGGAGAAATTTTTGATGAAAACTTTTTAATGACCCTTGCTACCCTCAGCGCGATCGCGATTCACAAAATGCCTGAAGCAGTGGCAGTGATGCTATTTTTCCAAGTGGGAGAATTATTCCAAGGGTATGCCGTGGGAAAATCCCGTCGCTCGATTCAATCCGTGCTCGAAGTGCGCCCCAATAGCGCCAATCTCAAAACTGAGGAAGGGGTGACAACCGTTTCTCCAGATCGTGTTGAGGTTGGGGCATTAATCGTCGTGCGTGCTGGGGAAAAAGTGCCTTTAGATGGAGAAATTCTGGAAGGAAACTCCCAACTCGACACCTCGGCCCTCACGGGCGAATCCATTCCACAAATTGTTCAAGCAGGGGATGAGATTCTAGCGGGGTCAATTAATCAGGCTGGGGTTTTAACGGTGCAGGTAACGAAACCCTTTGCTGACTCCTCAATTTCTAAAATTCTCGATTTGGTGGAGAATGCTAACAGTAAAAAAGCAGAAACCGAGAAATTGATCACCACCTTTTCTCGTTACTATACTCCAGTGGTTGTTTTCTTATCCCTTGCTGTTGCATTTCTTCCCCCTCTGTTTGTCAGCAGCGCAACCCAAGCGGAATGGACTTATCGCGCCTTAGTTTTACTGGTCATTTCTTGTCCGTGCGGTTTAGTGATTAGTGTGCCCTTAGGTTATTTTGGCGGTGTAGGAAATGCAGCGAAAAACGGCATTTTAGTCAAAGGGGCAACCTTTTTAGATGCTCTCACGCAAGTGCAAGCGGTTGTCTTTGATAAAACGGGGACATTAACCAAAGGAAACTTCCGAGTAACAGAGATTGTGACCCATAATGGTTTCAGTCAACCAGAATTGCTAGAATTAGCAGCAACAGTCGAATCCCACTCTAATCATCCTGTGGCGCAGTCAATTCGAGAAGCATATAATCAGAAAATTGATGATTCTACCCTGCAAAACTATCAAGAAGTTTCAGGACATGGCATTATTGCAGAAGTGAACCAGCAAGTGGTTGTGGTGGGAAATGATCGCCTACTGCATCGAGAAAAGATTCCCCATCAAACAGAGGTTTGCCATCTGGAAGGGACGATCGCGCATACAGCAGTCAACGGGGAATATCGTGGACACATTATTATTGCTGATGAATTGAAAGAGGATGCAGTCGAAGCGATTGCTAGCCTGAGAGGAAAAGGAATTGAAGTGGTGATGCTCACAGGAGATAATGCAACGGTGGCTCAAAGCATTGCCCAACAATTAGGGGTGGATCAGTATCAAGCGGACTTATTGCCAGAAGATAAAGTCACCGCCGTTGAAGATATTTTAGGACAAGTTCGGACTCAGAAGAGAAAAGTTGCCTTTGTTGGGGATGGGATTAATGATGCTCCTGTGATTGCCCGTGCGGATGTGGGGATGGCCATGGGCGGTTTAGGATCGGATGCTGCGATTGAAACCGCAGATGTGGTGATTATGACTGATGCTCCTTCTAAAGTATCACAGGTTATCGCGATCGCGCAGAAAACCCGTCAAATTATCTGGCAGAATATTGGCTTTGCTTTAGGGATTAAAGGATTATTTATTCTTTTCGGTGCGATGGGGTTAGCATCCCTCTGGGAAGCCATTTTTGCTGATGTCGGTGTGGCGTTAATTGCAATTTTCAATGCTGGTCGAATTTTAAGATTTAAGGCTTAA
- the arsH gene encoding arsenical resistance protein ArsH yields the protein MTRFNHPPKILFLYGSLREHSYSRLLAEEAARIIAEMGAEVKFFHPHELPLRGQVEETHPKVQELRELSQWSEGQVWSSPEMHGNITGVLKNQIDWIPLSIGAVRPTQGKTLAVMQVSGGSQSFNAVNNLRILGRWMRMFTIPNQSSVAKAYQEFHEDGTMKESRYRDRVVDVMEELYKFTVLLRDQVDYLTDRYSERKEKNGVKH from the coding sequence ATGACCCGTTTTAATCATCCACCGAAAATTCTATTTTTGTATGGCTCTTTAAGAGAGCATTCCTACAGTCGCTTGCTTGCAGAAGAAGCAGCGCGGATTATTGCTGAGATGGGGGCGGAAGTTAAATTCTTTCATCCCCATGAACTTCCCTTGCGCGGACAAGTGGAAGAAACGCATCCCAAGGTGCAAGAGTTACGGGAGTTAAGCCAATGGTCAGAAGGTCAAGTTTGGTCTTCTCCTGAAATGCACGGGAATATTACTGGCGTGCTGAAAAATCAAATTGATTGGATTCCGTTAAGTATAGGTGCAGTACGACCCACACAAGGGAAAACGCTGGCTGTGATGCAAGTGAGTGGCGGTTCCCAGTCTTTTAATGCGGTGAATAATCTGCGAATTTTAGGACGGTGGATGCGGATGTTTACGATTCCCAATCAGTCTTCGGTTGCGAAAGCCTACCAAGAATTTCATGAAGATGGCACGATGAAAGAGTCTCGTTATCGCGATCGCGTGGTGGATGTTATGGAGGAACTCTACAAATTTACTGTGCTATTACGAGATCAAGTTGATTATTTAACGGATCGGTACAGTGAACGTAAAGAAAAAAATGGGGTTAAACATTAG
- the mutL gene encoding DNA mismatch repair endonuclease MutL yields the protein MNYEPRTSTDSHYVPQQTKKGYDQIQALPNHVIKQIAAGEVISSTAAVVRELVENALDAKADRLTISLDEQLSCIQVADNGEGITLENLRCCASPHTTSKIQTFADLQKIVSLGFRGEALHSLTQIASLQIFSRPRYPESGMGYGVQYNQGGTVVSEKTIALAPGTIVSVSDLFKDLPARRHALPKVSQQLKTIQKTIYEIALAHPYLTWQVYHQDRLWLHLSPGETPQQLFPQILPKFQQSDFQYICHRITLPEITEESQLELVVGLPDRASRHKGDWIKTAINGRCVRLPELEQTLISGLMRTLPRDRHPICWLHLHTHPSFIDWNRHPSKAEIYLRHLSFWREKTIHALDEVLKLNPETVPETFHNQRLGELLKVGEEKGSYQVTTTQKKEKEAVNLIPLSAIAQLHNTYIIAEHPSGIWLIEQHIAHERIIYEQLEAQWQLTPQDPPLILNHLSLSQQEQLERLGIEIDAFGEDTWAIRTVPKILQQRDDLTDAIIELSQGGDLQTAQVATACRSAIRNGTPLSVPEMQEILDGWQRTRHPHTCPHGRPIYLSLAETSLAKFFRRHWVIGKSHGI from the coding sequence ATGAACTATGAACCAAGAACATCCACCGACTCGCATTACGTACCTCAACAGACTAAGAAAGGCTATGATCAAATTCAAGCCTTACCTAATCATGTCATTAAACAAATTGCAGCCGGGGAAGTCATTTCCTCGACTGCTGCTGTGGTGCGTGAATTGGTAGAAAACGCGCTCGATGCGAAGGCGGATCGGCTTACCATTTCTCTAGATGAGCAACTGTCTTGCATCCAAGTTGCGGATAATGGAGAGGGAATAACCCTAGAAAATTTACGCTGTTGCGCCTCCCCCCACACAACCAGTAAAATTCAAACCTTTGCTGATCTGCAAAAAATTGTGAGTCTAGGCTTTCGCGGAGAAGCCCTCCATAGTCTCACTCAAATTGCATCTTTACAAATCTTTAGTCGTCCTCGTTATCCCGAATCAGGAATGGGCTATGGCGTTCAATATAACCAAGGGGGAACAGTTGTCAGCGAAAAAACGATCGCGCTTGCACCCGGAACGATTGTCAGCGTCTCAGATTTATTCAAGGATTTACCCGCCCGTCGTCACGCCTTACCGAAAGTTTCTCAGCAACTAAAAACCATTCAAAAAACCATTTATGAAATTGCTCTTGCTCATCCTTACCTCACTTGGCAAGTGTATCATCAAGATCGGTTGTGGCTGCATCTCAGTCCTGGAGAAACGCCACAACAATTATTTCCACAAATTTTACCGAAGTTTCAGCAGTCTGATTTTCAATATATTTGTCACCGCATTACGCTACCAGAAATAACAGAAGAATCGCAATTAGAATTAGTGGTCGGATTACCCGATCGCGCTTCTCGTCATAAAGGCGACTGGATTAAAACCGCGATCAATGGACGCTGTGTGCGTTTACCCGAACTGGAACAAACCTTGATTTCTGGGTTAATGCGAACTTTACCGCGCGATCGGCATCCCATTTGCTGGTTACATCTCCACACCCACCCCAGTTTCATTGACTGGAATCGTCACCCGTCTAAAGCTGAAATTTATCTCCGTCACCTTTCATTTTGGCGGGAAAAAACGATTCACGCCTTGGATGAAGTTTTAAAGCTAAATCCCGAAACTGTGCCTGAAACCTTCCATAATCAACGGTTGGGGGAACTTTTGAAAGTAGGAGAGGAAAAAGGCAGTTATCAAGTTACTACGACTCAGAAGAAGGAAAAGGAAGCGGTTAATTTAATTCCTCTCAGCGCGATCGCGCAACTCCACAATACTTACATTATCGCAGAGCATCCCTCAGGAATTTGGCTCATTGAGCAGCATATTGCCCATGAACGCATTATTTACGAACAATTAGAAGCCCAATGGCAACTGACACCACAAGATCCCCCCTTAATCCTCAATCATCTGTCTTTATCGCAACAAGAACAACTAGAACGTCTCGGAATCGAAATTGATGCGTTTGGGGAAGACACCTGGGCAATTAGAACCGTTCCCAAAATTTTACAACAACGGGATGATCTCACCGATGCCATCATTGAACTTAGTCAAGGAGGAGACTTACAAACCGCCCAAGTCGCCACCGCTTGTCGCAGCGCGATTCGGAATGGTACACCGTTAAGTGTTCCCGAAATGCAAGAAATTCTAGATGGTTGGCAACGCACCCGTCACCCCCACACTTGTCCCCATGGTCGTCCCATTTACCTCTCTTTAGCCGAAACTTCTCTGGCTAAATTTTTCCGTCGTCACTGGGTCATCGGAAAAAGCCACGGGATTTGA
- the nusA gene encoding transcription termination factor NusA, translating to MAIVSLPGLGTMIEEISESHNLPPSAVKAALQEALLKGYERYRRSRTLDRDQFGDDYFDNFEVQLDVEEEGFMVLATKEIVEEVENSDHQIGLKEVQEVADEAELGDSVVLDVTPQQKEFGRMAAIQTKQVLMQKLRDQERKMIQEEFQDLEETVLQARVIRFERQSVIMAVTSGYGRPEVEAELPRREQLPNDNYRANATFRVYLKEVREGVSRGPQLVVSRASAGLVAYLFENEVPEIQDEVVRIVAIAREANPPSRNVGSRTKIAVDTLDRDVDPVGSCIGARGSRIQAVVNELRGEKIDVIRWSPDPEIYIKNALSPAQINRVVLMDTEERHAQVFVPENQLSLAIGKDGQNVRLSAHLTGWRIDIKQVNKSEAAPAETETEPEPEEVFSPDSEETVEAQASPLNVNMDD from the coding sequence ATGGCAATTGTTAGCTTACCTGGTTTAGGGACAATGATTGAAGAAATCAGTGAGAGTCACAACTTACCGCCGAGTGCGGTAAAAGCTGCTCTCCAAGAAGCCTTATTAAAAGGATATGAACGCTATCGCCGATCGCGCACCCTCGATCGCGATCAATTTGGTGATGATTATTTCGATAACTTTGAAGTACAACTGGATGTGGAAGAAGAAGGCTTCATGGTTCTCGCCACTAAAGAAATTGTGGAAGAAGTGGAAAATTCCGATCATCAAATTGGCTTAAAAGAAGTGCAAGAAGTCGCTGATGAAGCTGAATTGGGGGATAGTGTGGTTCTTGATGTGACTCCGCAGCAAAAAGAATTTGGACGCATGGCTGCAATTCAAACCAAACAAGTGCTGATGCAGAAACTGCGCGATCAAGAACGCAAGATGATTCAAGAAGAATTCCAAGACTTGGAAGAAACCGTCTTGCAAGCGCGAGTGATCCGCTTTGAACGTCAATCCGTAATTATGGCGGTTACCAGTGGCTATGGTCGCCCTGAAGTGGAAGCCGAACTCCCTCGCCGAGAACAACTTCCTAACGATAATTATCGCGCTAATGCCACTTTTCGGGTGTATTTGAAAGAAGTTCGCGAGGGCGTAAGTCGCGGACCGCAATTAGTGGTTTCTCGCGCCTCGGCTGGTTTAGTCGCCTACTTGTTTGAAAATGAAGTCCCAGAAATTCAAGATGAAGTGGTCAGAATCGTCGCGATCGCGCGGGAAGCGAATCCCCCTTCTCGCAATGTCGGATCGCGGACAAAAATTGCAGTGGATACGCTCGATCGCGATGTCGATCCTGTTGGCTCTTGTATTGGGGCGCGGGGATCTCGGATTCAAGCCGTTGTCAATGAACTGCGAGGGGAAAAAATTGATGTCATTCGCTGGTCTCCCGACCCCGAAATCTACATCAAAAACGCCCTCAGCCCCGCCCAGATCAACCGCGTGGTTTTAATGGATACGGAAGAACGTCACGCCCAAGTTTTTGTTCCTGAAAATCAACTCAGTTTAGCCATTGGAAAAGATGGACAAAATGTCCGTCTCAGCGCTCATCTCACGGGTTGGAGAATTGATATTAAACAAGTGAATAAATCCGAAGCAGCACCAGCAGAAACTGAAACTGAACCTGAACCTGAAGAAGTTTTTTCCCCCGATTCAGAAGAAACTGTAGAAGCGCAAGCCTCTCCCCTAAACGTTAATATGGATGATTGA
- a CDS encoding cation diffusion facilitator family transporter: protein MTSESSKTSIYAAMAANIAIGIAKFVGATISGSSAMLSEGIHSVVDSTNEILLLYGLKQSERVADEEHPLGHSQEIYFWSLVVAVLIFALGGGVSVYEGLNSFQHSESSTSPIVSYIVLGIAAIFEGTALFISIKEFNQNYPRNQEVGLWKAIRESKDPSAFIVIVEDFAALVGLILAFFGVFLSEVTQNPIYDGIASIIIGILLTVVAMILVAETKGLLVGESASPEVRNSIKNIVQSDEAVSAADSPITFHLGPRDIMLALNIEFKDELSSDEIEMATRRIESAIRESHTEIKRIFIEAASVSNVVMKSQS from the coding sequence ATGACATCTGAATCATCAAAAACGTCTATTTATGCTGCAATGGCAGCCAACATCGCCATTGGAATAGCGAAATTTGTTGGTGCAACAATTAGTGGGAGTTCTGCTATGTTATCAGAGGGAATTCACTCTGTTGTTGACTCCACTAATGAAATTTTACTCCTTTACGGCCTTAAACAAAGTGAACGAGTTGCTGATGAAGAACATCCCTTGGGTCACAGTCAAGAAATTTATTTTTGGTCGTTAGTAGTCGCGGTCTTAATCTTTGCCTTGGGCGGTGGTGTTTCCGTTTATGAAGGATTGAATAGCTTCCAACATTCCGAGTCCTCAACTTCTCCGATTGTCAGTTATATTGTTCTTGGAATTGCTGCAATTTTTGAGGGGACTGCCTTATTTATTTCTATTAAAGAATTCAATCAGAATTATCCGAGAAATCAAGAGGTTGGACTGTGGAAGGCGATTCGTGAAAGTAAAGATCCCAGTGCATTTATTGTCATTGTTGAAGATTTTGCTGCCCTTGTCGGACTGATTTTAGCTTTCTTTGGCGTTTTTCTCAGTGAGGTAACACAAAATCCCATTTACGATGGCATTGCATCGATTATTATTGGGATTCTGCTGACGGTCGTTGCGATGATTTTAGTGGCAGAAACAAAAGGACTCTTAGTGGGAGAAAGTGCGTCTCCCGAAGTGAGAAATAGCATTAAAAATATTGTTCAATCGGATGAAGCAGTTTCTGCTGCCGACTCACCCATTACCTTTCATTTAGGACCTCGGGATATCATGCTCGCCCTGAATATTGAGTTTAAAGATGAACTCTCTTCTGATGAAATTGAAATGGCAACACGACGCATTGAGTCAGCAATTCGAGAGTCTCACACTGAGATTAAACGAATTTTTATTGAAGCAGCTTCTGTGAGTAATGTTGTCATGAAAAGTCAGTCCTAG
- the rimP gene encoding ribosome maturation factor RimP: protein MTHPLIPKITEIATPIAQTLGLEVVEVAFLTNESPPILRLEVRNPEEDTSLNDCEQMSRTLEAELDVAEVIPDAYVLEVSSPGVSEELTRDREYVSFKGFPVLVSTDPPYKGKEKWQGTLNRRDETTVYINQKGRLIKIPRDVILRVELDTPS, encoded by the coding sequence ATGACACATCCTTTGATTCCCAAAATCACTGAAATCGCTACCCCGATCGCGCAAACCCTTGGTTTAGAAGTGGTTGAAGTTGCCTTCTTAACCAACGAAAGTCCTCCGATTTTGCGCCTAGAAGTCCGTAATCCAGAAGAGGACACTAGCTTAAATGACTGCGAACAAATGAGCCGAACCTTAGAAGCGGAACTGGATGTGGCGGAGGTGATTCCAGATGCTTATGTCTTGGAAGTATCTAGTCCTGGGGTCTCAGAAGAACTGACGCGCGATCGTGAATATGTGAGTTTTAAGGGCTTTCCTGTCTTAGTCAGTACCGATCCCCCCTACAAAGGAAAAGAAAAATGGCAAGGAACGCTCAACCGTCGGGACGAAACCACTGTTTATATTAATCAAAAAGGACGACTCATTAAAATTCCCCGCGATGTCATTCTGCGCGTCGAACTCGATACCCCGTCTTAA
- a CDS encoding 4a-hydroxytetrahydrobiopterin dehydratase has protein sequence MAQLLSDTEIKTQLHDLSDWTQEGKFIKCTRKFQGFPEAVEFVNKLVEPAESAGHHPDLEISYNTVIIRMTSHDAGGLTEKDFNLARTISSL, from the coding sequence ATGGCACAACTTCTAAGCGATACCGAAATTAAAACCCAGTTGCATGATCTGTCTGATTGGACACAAGAAGGCAAATTTATTAAATGCACTCGGAAGTTTCAGGGCTTCCCCGAAGCAGTAGAATTCGTCAATAAACTGGTTGAACCGGCGGAGTCGGCGGGACACCATCCTGATTTAGAAATTTCTTACAATACCGTCATTATTAGAATGACCAGTCATGATGCAGGGGGATTAACGGAAAAAGATTTTAATCTCGCTCGCACCATTTCTTCCCTGTAA
- the clpS gene encoding ATP-dependent Clp protease adapter ClpS, whose translation MSTEVLDKPAIQTVEKNQTVRKPAPRYRVLLHNDDFNGMEYVVQTLLQTVPSLTQPQAVDIMMEAHNSGVSLVITCAQEHAEFYCETLKNHGLTSTIEPDE comes from the coding sequence GTGTCAACTGAAGTTCTAGACAAACCCGCTATTCAGACCGTCGAGAAAAATCAAACAGTTCGCAAACCTGCCCCTCGGTATCGGGTACTTCTCCATAATGATGATTTCAATGGGATGGAGTATGTGGTACAAACCTTGTTACAAACTGTTCCCAGTCTCACGCAACCGCAAGCGGTGGATATTATGATGGAAGCCCACAATTCTGGCGTGTCTCTGGTGATTACTTGCGCTCAAGAACACGCCGAGTTCTACTGTGAAACCCTGAAAAATCACGGGTTGACCAGTACCATCGAGCCAGATGAATAA
- the arsC gene encoding arsenate reductase, glutathione/glutaredoxin type → MKRVMFVCRKNSARSQMAEGFARTLGNDQITVVSSGLEASQVRPEAIAAMKDVGIDISNQTSNALSEFNPEEFDVVISLCGCGVNLPPEWVTREEFEDWQLDDPAEQPEIFPRVRDEIKERVKALIAKLSS, encoded by the coding sequence ATGAAGCGTGTTATGTTTGTCTGTCGGAAAAACTCAGCGCGATCGCAGATGGCAGAAGGTTTTGCTAGAACTTTAGGCAATGACCAAATTACGGTTGTCAGTTCTGGACTCGAAGCCAGTCAAGTACGCCCAGAAGCGATCGCTGCAATGAAAGATGTGGGCATTGATATTAGTAATCAAACCTCGAACGCCCTGAGTGAATTTAACCCAGAAGAGTTTGATGTTGTCATTTCTTTATGTGGCTGTGGGGTTAACCTTCCACCAGAATGGGTTACCCGTGAAGAGTTTGAAGATTGGCAACTGGATGATCCCGCAGAACAACCAGAAATTTTCCCTCGGGTACGAGATGAAATTAAGGAACGAGTGAAGGCTTTGATTGCGAAACTCAGTTCCTAA
- a CDS encoding tetratricopeptide repeat protein — MSYLFRFPLLIVCFLSFTMVSCRSEINSASSSQSSSTENVPALSPEKQNQVDTLLTQGNQKIAAEDYQGAIADFSEALTIDQTNAEALSNRGLARSRLKNYEGALADYNQALSLNNQAPKVYYNRGLVQIQREQYEKAIADFTKAIEQKPDFASAIGNRGFAYAELENYPAAIDDLEKAAQLFKEQGKKRTAYRLQRTARYIQP, encoded by the coding sequence ATGTCTTATTTATTTCGTTTTCCGCTTCTAATCGTCTGTTTTCTTTCGTTTACAATGGTTAGCTGCCGTTCCGAGATTAACTCAGCTTCCTCCTCCCAGTCTTCTTCAACTGAGAATGTACCCGCCCTTTCCCCAGAAAAGCAAAATCAAGTTGATACCCTTCTCACGCAAGGGAATCAAAAAATTGCAGCAGAAGATTATCAAGGAGCAATCGCTGATTTTAGTGAAGCCCTAACCATTGATCAAACCAATGCAGAAGCCTTAAGTAATCGAGGTTTAGCGCGATCGCGCCTTAAGAATTATGAAGGAGCACTCGCCGACTATAATCAAGCTCTGAGCCTAAATAATCAAGCCCCAAAAGTCTATTACAATCGCGGTTTAGTGCAAATCCAGCGAGAGCAGTATGAAAAAGCAATTGCTGACTTTACCAAAGCGATTGAACAAAAACCTGATTTTGCCAGCGCGATCGGGAATCGGGGGTTTGCTTATGCGGAGTTAGAAAATTATCCCGCAGCGATCGATGATTTAGAAAAAGCAGCCCAACTGTTTAAAGAACAGGGTAAGAAACGAACCGCTTACCGATTACAACGTACTGCCCGTTACATTCAGCCTTAA